The Bacillus sp. 2205SS5-2 DNA segment TTTGCGTATTGAACGGCAACATGTCCTAAACCGCCAACACCGTAAATGGCTACCCATTCACCTGGTTTAGCTTCTGTTACTTTTAATGCTTTATAAGTTGTTACACCTGCACAGAAGATCGGTGCAGCTTCTTCGTATGATAAATTGTCAGGTACCTTCACAACATACGAGGCATCCGCTTTGCAATATTCTGCATAGCCACCGTCAACTGAATAACCTGAGTTTTGTTGACTTTCACATAATGTTTCTTTACCACTTAAGCAATATTCACATTGCCCACAAGCAGAATATAACCAAGGAACACCAACACGATCGCCAATTTTTAAATGAGTAATACCTTCGCCGACTTCTTCAATCACGCCGACTCCTTCATGTCCTGGGATAAGAGGAAGCTTCGGTTTGACTGGCCAGTCTCCGTGAGCTGCATGTAAGTCTGTGTGACAAACTCCACAAGCTTTTATATGAACAAGAACTTCTCCTGCACCAATCGTTGGTTTTTCAACTTCTTTTACAGATAATTGATCTTTAAATTCATTTACAACAGCTGCTTTCATCATCATAAATCCCCCTAATAGATAATAAGTAAAACGCTTACTGATAGTGTAAAAGGTTTGAAGTGGATGAGCTGTGATAAAAATCACATTCTGATATATTTTTTACTATATGTGATAACTTTCACATTATATAATTAATTCAATATCAAAACGTATTCCTTGCT contains these protein-coding regions:
- the adhP gene encoding alcohol dehydrogenase AdhP, with protein sequence MKAAVVNEFKDQLSVKEVEKPTIGAGEVLVHIKACGVCHTDLHAAHGDWPVKPKLPLIPGHEGVGVIEEVGEGITHLKIGDRVGVPWLYSACGQCEYCLSGKETLCESQQNSGYSVDGGYAEYCKADASYVVKVPDNLSYEEAAPIFCAGVTTYKALKVTEAKPGEWVAIYGVGGLGHVAVQYAKAMGLNVVAVDLGDDKLELAKELGADLVVNPQKENPADFIKEKVGGVHATVVTAVSKPAFESAYKSIRRGGACVLVGLPPEEMPIPIFDTVLNGTRVIGSIVGTRKDLQEALQFAAEGKVKTIIEVQPLEKINEVFDRMINGDINGRVVLKLGE